The Microbacterium trichothecenolyticum sequence TGTCGGCTACACGATCCGTGAGTTCCTCGAGACGTCGTTCGGTCACGCCGGACTCGACTGGCAGGAGTTCGTGAAATTCGACGAGCGCTACCTGCGCCCCACCGAGGTCGACGCCCTCATCGGAGACCCGAGCAAGGCCGCCGACAAGCTCGGATGGGTGCCCTCGGTCAACGGAGAGCAGCTCGCGAAGCTCATGGTCGACGCCGACATCACCGCCCTCGAGAAGGGCGCCGACTGGATCGATACGGTGCAGCTGCCGACGTGGACCAACGCCGACCTCGTTGGAGCCCGCGCGTGACGACCGCCGTCGACGGCGTCGAATACACGCCGCACGAGCTCGACCGCGACGCGACGTTCTACGTCGCCGGGCACCGCGGGCTCGTCGGCTCGGCCATCGTGCGCAAGCTCCAAGCGTCGGGCTTCGACAACATCGTCGGCAAGACGTCTGCCGAGCTCGACCTGAAAGATCGCGACGCCGTGTTCGCCTACGTGGGCGAGACCAAGCCCAAGTACGTGGTGCTGGCTGCGGCGAAGGTCGGTGGCATCCTGGCGAACTCGACCTACCCGGTCGACTTCCTCAGCGACAACATGCGCATCCAAGTCAACGTTCTGGATGCCGCTCTCGCCAACGACGTGGAACGCGTGCTGTTCCTCGGCTCGTCGTGCATCTACCCGAAGTTCGCCGAACAGCCCATCCGCGAGGACTCGCTGCTCACCGGTCACCTCGAGCCGACGAACGACGCATACGCGATCGCCAAGATCGCCGGCATCCTGCAGACCCAGGCCGTTCGTCGCCAGTACGGACTCCCGTGGATCAGCGCCATGCCGACCAACCTCTACGGCCCGAACGACAACTTCTCGCCGCAGGGCTCGCACGTGTTGCCGGCGTTGATCCGTCGTTACGACGAGGCGGCGGCGTCGGGAGCGCCGAGCGTCACGAACTGGGGCACGGGAACCCCGCGTCGCGAGTTCCTCCACGCCGACGACATGGCCGATGCGTGCCTGCACCTCATGGAGCACTACGACGGACCCGACCAGGTCAACGTCGGCACGGGCTCCGACGTGACCATTCGCGAGATCGCCGAGACCATCGCGCGCGTCACCGGGTTCGAGGGCGAGACCGAATGGGACACCTCGAAGCCCGACGGCACGCCGCAGAAGCTGCTCGACGTGTCGAAGCTGGCGGAGGCGGGCTGGACCGCGAAGATCTCCCTCGAAGAGGGCATGGAACGCACCGTGGCCTGGTACCGCGACCACGTCGGTTCACTGCGGCAGTAGATGTTCCGGCACGTGGTGCTGTTCCGGGTCCGTGACGAGGTCGCGGACCCGGAGATATCGGCGGCGCTGACGGCGCTCCGCGCGCTCGGGGGCCAGCCGGGCGTGCTCTCGTGGGACGTCGCGCTCTCGCTCGATACACGCAAAGGGCGGGTCATCGTCGAGGACGGGACGTTCGTCGACCGCGCGGCGTTCGCGCAGTGGCGCGAGAGCGACGAGCATGCTCGGGTCGCGGGGCGTATGGCGGGAATCAGCGACTGGTGGGTGGCGGACTGGGAACGGAGCTGACGCCGCCGCATCTCGGCATCCGTTCCTGAGCCGTCCCGCCCCGAGGCATCCGACAATCTTCCTCCCGCGTCGACGAGCGATCGCGCGACGCGGACGACGGCTTCCCTGTCGTCGCCGACAGGGCGCGTCTTTCATTCTCAGAGGCTCCGGCCGCATTCGTGCGGTCGGAGCCTCTTCGCGTTGTGCCGTCCCGGATTTCGGTGCCGTAAACAGCGTGTAAATGAGCCGCGAGCCCCTGGATCTCGTCGATGTGCGACCTCTACTCTCATCACAAAGCAAGAATCCTATTGCACATTATGAGAAAGAAGGCGGCAGATGGCATCGTCCGGTATCCGCGCGCAGGGCGTCGAGATGACGTTCCGTGCCCGGGGGCAGTCGACCACCGTGCTGGAGAGCCTCGACATCGACATCGCCCCCGGCAGCTTCGTCTCTCTGCTCGGCCCGTCGGGATGCGGCAAGAGCACGTTGCTGAAGATCCTCGGCGGCATCTTGGCGCCCACCGCCGGAACCGTGCAGATCGGGGGAGTGGATGCCGCTGACGCCGTGCGCCAGCGTGAGATCGGTCTCGTCCTTCAGCGGCCGGCGCTGCTGCCGTGGAAGACCGCGCGTCAGAACGCCGCCCACCTGCGCCAGATCGCTCGCGGAAACAAGAAGGCCAGTCTCGCGGCGGCCGACGAGGCCCTCGAGATGGTCGGACTCTCGGCCGCCGCCGATCGACTCCCGCACGAGCTGTCGGGCGGAATGGCCCAGCGCGTCTCGATCGCCCGCGCGCTCGCGATGGACCCCTCGATCCTTCTGATGGACGAGCCCTTCGGGGCCCTGGATGCCATCACCCGCGACCAGATGAATGAAACCCTGGCACGGATCTGGGCGGCGACGGGCAAGACGATCGTCTTCGTCACGCACTCCATCTCCGAGGCCGTCTTCCTCTCCGACGTCGTCCATGTCATGGCCGCCGGCCCGGGGAGAGTCGTCGAGTCGCTCGACATCGAGGTCGCCCGCCCACGCACGGACGCGTCGTTCGCGCTCCCCGTCTTCGGCGAGCACACCACCCACCTGCGCGAGTTGCTGCACCCGTCCGAGAAGAAGGAGGTCGCCTGAGATGACCGGAGTGATGGAACGCCCGCGGATGCGCTCGGCCGCGTCCGGACGTGCGTGGTCGCTGGCGTGGCCTCCGCTGCTGTTCGTCGCCTTTGCGCTCGTGCTCTGGGAGGCGGCGGTCATCGTCCTGAAGGTGCCGCCGTACGTGCTGGCCACCCCCTCGCAGATCGCCGGCGAGATGATCTCGGCGGCCCCTCTGCTGTTGCAGGCCGCCTGGATCACGACGCAGGAGGTGCTGTGGGGCTTTCTGATCAGCGTCGTCGTCGGCATGCTGATCGCTCTCGTCGTCGTCCGCTTCCGGTGGCTCGACCGGGCGGTCTACCCGCTCATCGTGCTGTTCCAGGTCGTGCCGAAGGTCGCGCTGGCCCCGATCTTCATCCTGTGGTTCGGGTACACCCTGACCCCGAAGCTCGTGCTCATCGTCGTCATGGCGTTCTTCCCCATCACCCTCAACATGGTGCTGGGTCTGCGACGCATCGACGAGGACCAACTGCTGCTCATGCGCTCGGTCGGCTCGACACGCAACCAGATCCTCTTCCAGGTGCAGGTGCCCACGTCGCTGCCCTACCTCTTCGCCGGTGCTCGCATCGCCATCACCCTCGCCGTCATCGGCGCCGTGGTCGCCGAGTTCGCCGGTGCGCAGAACGGCCTGGGGTATCTCATCCAGTTCTCGGCGACGCAGCTGGACACCCCGAGGATGTTCGCCGCGCTGATTCTCGTGTCGCTTCTCGGTCTCGCGTTCTACTACCTCATCGCCCTCGCGGAGTTCGTCGTCGCCCGACGTTTCCCCCACATCTCGCACACCGCGGACTGACACCGCCCGCGTGTCCCACCGTTCCGGCATCCATCCAATTCCACCGCCGTAACAGCAGTACCCGATAGCGCTCCACCACACCTACCCGCCGAGGCCACCTCGGCGTGTGATTCAAGGAGAGACATGCGTATTCAGACCCTGCACCGCACAGCCGTGGTCGCCCTGCTCGCCGGTTCGCTCGGCCTCGCCGGGTGCTCGGCGGGGGCTCCCGCCACCGACGGAGATGCCTCCGCCGCTCCGGCAGACCTCGACCACGTCAAGATCCAGCTCGATTTCCAAGTCCGCGGCCTGCACTCCGTGTTCTTCGTCGGCAAAGAGATGGGCTTCTTCGAAGACGCCGGCATCGCCGTCGACTCGATCACGCCCGGCAAGAGCTCCGGCGAGACGCTTCAGGTGGTGTCGAGCCTGACCGACACCATCGGCGTCGCCGACCTGCCCACCCTCGTGCTCAACCGCTCGAAGGGTGTACCGGTGAAGGCGGTCGCGGCCATCAACCAGTACTCGCCCATGGCGATGTGCTCGCTGAAGGACAAGCTGCAGCTGAAGAGCCCGCAAGACCTGAAGGGCCACTCGATCAGCGTCCAGGCAGCCGGCTCGACGTACCTGTTCACCAAGTCCCTGCTGGCCGTCAACGACATTCCCGAAGACGCGCTGACGTACCTCACGGTCAACCCGCCGTACGAGTCGTACCTGTTGACGGGTCAGGTCGACGTCGTCCCCTGCTACAAGGATGCCGAGCTGACCATCCTCGCCGAACACGCGGGAGGCGAAGACAAGCTCAGCGTGCTCGACGGCGCGAAGTGGGGCTACGAGGCCTACGGCACCGGCATCTTCGCCTCGGACGCCTTCATCTCGGAACACCCCGACACGATCGCGAAGTTCGCCAAGGGATTCGCGAAATCTCTTCAGTACGTGATCGACAACCCCGAGAAGGCGGCCGAGATCACGGCGGCCTCCTCTCCGGAGCTCTCCGGCAACGTCGCTCTCTACCAGGCACAGATCGCCGCCGACATCGCGGACTCGTTCACGAGCCCCACGACCGACGCTCACGGCCTGGGCGCGATGTCGGATGAGCAGTGGAAGGCCACCATCGATCTGCTCGCCGCCCAGGGGCAGATCACCACGACACCGTCGGTCGACGACGTGCGCGACGACACGTTCATCGCCGAGGCACACACCGACTGAGCCGGCCGGGGCGGCGCGCGGTCGTCGCGCCGCCCCGGACCATCGCACTCGCGGAGAAAGAGAGACACCCCATGACCACTCGTCATGCCGAAATCGCCGGCGCAGGCTTCGCCGGCCTGACCGCCGCCACCGCGCTCGCGCAGCGGGGATGGTCCGTGCGCGTTCACGAGAAGGCGCCCGAACTTCGGACCGAGGGCGCGGGAATCGTGCTCTGGAACAACAGCCTCCAGGTGCTCGACGCCATCGGGGCGACGCACGATCTCATGTCGAAGTCGATGACGCCGCCGGCGTACGAGACCCGCATGAACAACGTCATCCGCTCGCAAGAGACCCTCGACGGCATCAGTTGGCGCACCCTCACCCGACCGCACCTGTTCGCGACGCTGCTGTACGCCGCCCGGGAGGCGGGCGTCGAGATCGTCGCGGGCTCCACCGTGCGCTCGGCCACTGCCGACGGCGAGGTCACCCTCGCCAGCGGTGAGAAAGCGACGGCAGACGTCGTGATCGGCGCCGACGGCGTCGGGTCGGCTGTGCGCGACTCGCTCGCCATCCCGCTGGAACGGCAGCGATCGCGCGACGGGATCACCCGCTTTCTCGTGCCGCGCCGCAAGGAGCAGCTGCAGGCGCTCGAGCCCGACACCGAGTGGGACAACGTCATCGACTTCTGGAACCTCGAGCCGCGGGTTCTGCGTGTGCTCTACACGCCCGCGAACGACGACGAGCTCTACATCGCGCTGATGGCGCCGGCCGACGACGCCGCCGGATCGCGCGTGCCGATCGACCTCGAGCTTTGGACCTCGGTCTTCCCGCAACTCGCGCCCGTGCTCGAAGCGGCGGCCACCGTCCCCGGCAAGTACTACGGCTACCAGACCACGCGCGTCGAGTCGTGGACCCGCGGCAGGGTCGCGCTCATCGGCGACGCGGCGCATGCGATGTGCCCGGCACTGGCGCAGGGAGCCGGATGCGCGATGCAGAACGCGTGGACGCTCGCCGTCGCCGCCGACGAGACCTCGGACGCCGCCGCGCTTCCTGCCGCCCTCGAGCGCTGGGAGCAGCACGAGCGCCCCTTCACCGATCGCTGTCAGGACCGTTCCCAGCACTACGCCGACACGCGCGAGATGGCCAACGGCAATCAGTTCTCGGGCGACGTCGTCGAGACGGCGCTCTACAACCCCACCGACCCCCGACGCCACGAGGTGCAGCACGCATGACCGCCTTCTCCGCCTACGACGTCCGCGCCTGGCACTCCTTCGTACAGGAGAGCACCGCTCGCCGTGGACCCGACCCCGACCTTCCCCTCGTGAAAGCGGCCGTCGCCGTCGTCATCGCCAACCCGTTCGTCGGCCGGTGGGTGGAGGATCTCTCGCCCCTCACCGCACCCAGCGCCGACCTCGGCACCGAGCTCGGCCGCCGGGCCGTGGCCCTGCTGGGCGGACGACCCGTCGAGAGCTACGGCAAGGGCGGCCTCGCGGGCCTCGACGGTGAGCAGGAGCACGTGGTCGCGTGCGTGACCACGGTGTTCGGAAACGCCTTCCGCGACGCCGTCGGGGGAGGGCGCGCCTGGATCTCGTCGGTGACGAAGACGGCTTCGGCCGGAAGCCCGATCGACATCCCCCTGGCTTTCAAAGACGAGGTGTACGTGCGCTCGCACTACGACGCGATCACGATCGCCCTCCCCGACGCCCCGCGCCCCGACGAACTGGTCGTCATCGCCGCCGTCGCCACCGGGGGGCGGGTCAACGCCCGGGTCGGGGGCATGACCGTCCAGGAAGCGCTCGCCGCGGGCGACTGAGACCCCTACCCGAACAGGAGCACGACTCGTGACATACACCCATACCGCCTATCTGGAAGACGGCTCGATCGCGGCCACCCTGGCCGATCTCGCCCGCGCCCACCGCATCCTCGAGCTCGAGGGGCACGGCGACATGTCGATGGGACACCTGTCCTACCGCGACCCGTTCGGGCGGGGACTCTGGCTCAAGCGGGGCAACCTCGCGCTGAGCGAGGTCGAGCAGGACGATTTCATCCTCATCGACTTCGACGGCGCCGTGCTGGAGGGCACCGGGCTGCGCCATCTCGAGTGGCCGCTACACGCCGAGATCATGAAGGCGCGGCCCGACGTCAACTTCGTCGGGCACTCCCACGCGCACTTCTCCACGGTGCTGGGCGCCAGCGAGGAACCGCTGAAGCCCTACAACAACCACGGCGTGTGGTTCGCGTACGAGGGCGTTCCGCGCTTCACGCAGACCAGCCACATCATCACGACCGTGCCGCTGGGTGTGGCCGCCGCGCAGCACATCGGAGCGGCGCAAGCGCTCCTGCTCGCGAACCACGGCATCGCGTTCGTCGGGTCGACGGTCGCGGAGGTCACGCTGACGGGGATCTTCCTCGAGAAGGCCGCGCGTTTCCAGGTCGACCTGCGTGCCTCGGGCTTCGCCCCGATCGAGCCCGACCCGGAGGAGACGAAGGAGAAGTTCGATCGCATCTACCCCGCGAAGGCGCAGCACAACTTCTGGACTTACTTCAACCGTCGACTCGATCGTGTCGAGGCCCTGCAAGGGATCGGCATCTCGCAGATCAGCCTGCCCCCGGGCGTCTGACAACCAGAGAAAAGGAATGACCACATGAGCACTCTCCCCGCCATCGCCTCCGTCATCGGGTCGGGCACCATGGGACCCGGGATCGCCGCCACCCTCGCCCGCGCCGGCGTCGCCGTGCGCGTGTACGACATCTCCGATGAGGCGATCGCTCGCGCGACGGCCATGGTCGACGTCGTCCAGGGCGTTCTGGATGCCGTGGGGACACCGCCCACGGCCGGCGGATCGGTCTCTTTCGGTACCGATCTCGCGGAAGCCGTCGCCGACAGCGAGCTCATCATCGAGGCCATCCCCGAGCGCCTGGAGCTCAAGTACGCGTTGCTGGCCGACCTCGAGAACCTCGTGGGCGATGACGTCATCATCGCGTCCAACACCTCCGGCATCCCGATCTCCACCATGGCGGAGAAGATGCGCGTTCCGGGGCGCTTGATCGGCATGCACTGGTCGAACCCGCCGCACCTCATCCCCATGATCGAGGTGATTCCCGGACGACAGACCGACGAAGCGCTCGTGGGCGTCCTGGTGTCGATGGTGGAGGCCTTCGGGTACGTGCCGGTGGTCGAGAAGGAGATCCCCGGGTTCGTCGAGAACCGCGTGCTCTACGCGGTGCTGCGCGAGTGCCTGGCGCTTCTGGAAGAGGGCATCGTCACCCCCGAGGGCCTCGACGCGTGCGTCAAGTGGGGGATCGGATACAAGCTGTCGGTCGTCGGTCCCACGCGCCTGCTCGATATGGCCGGCCTCGACATCTACAAAGCCGTCTCGAGCTATCTGAACGAGGACCTCGCCACCACCTCGGGTACCCCCGCCCTCATCGAGGACAAGATCGCCGCGGGTCGGCTCGGGTTCAAGTCCGAGGGCGGCATGTACGACTACGGCCCGGGCGAGGTCGACGCCACGCGCAAGGACATCCTCACCGGCCTCATCGCGGCGCGAAAGACGCTGTCGAGCATCCCGGTCGTATGACCGGGGTCTCGCGGCGCACCGGGGGCACCGTCCCGATCGCGTACGACGTCGCGGGGACCGGCCCCGCGGTCGTGCTGCTGCATGGAACGTCGGCGAGCCACGCCGTGTGGGATCCCGTCGTCGATGTGCTCCGCACCAGCGCGACGGCGATCGCGCTGGATCAGCGCGGGCACGGTCGCAGCGCCAAGCCTCCGGTCGGATACGCGGCCGATGACTTCGCGGCCGACGTCGTCCACGTGCTCGACGACCTGAGCCTGGAGCGCGCCGTCGTGGTGGGGCACTCGCTCGGGGCGCGCAACGCGTGGGTCGCGGCGGCGCGGTACCCCGACCGCATCGCGGCCGCGGTGTGCGTCGACTACACGCCCTTCGTCGCCCCGGCGGTGCTGAACGACCTTCGCGACCGCGTCGCCGCGGGCCACCGTGCCTTCGCCGACATTGACGAGGTCGAGGAGTACCTCGCCGCGCGATATGTGCGCCTGCCTCCGGATGCCGTCGCGCGCCGCGCCCGTGCGGGGTACCGCCGTGACGCGGACGGGCGCTGGTGGCCGTTGGCCGACCCCTCTGCGATGTCGCACCTGATCGACGGATTCGGTCGGGAGTGGGCGGAGGAGTTCGAGGCCGCGGCCGTGCCGATGGTGCACGTGCGCGGCGTCGACAGTCGGATCGTGGATCACGACGCCTGGGATCGCGCGCGACGCCTCCGTCCGCGGGATCGATGGATCGTCGTCGACGGTGCAGACCACTACGTGCCCGAGGAATGTCCCGATCTGGTCGCCGCCGAAACGCTCGACCTTCTGAACGCTGTTCTCCCCTCATCCATCTGAAGGAACTCTCATGCCCCTGTTCATCGACAAGCTCGCCGTCTCGAGCCCGGATTTCACACCCCTCTCGCGCATCGACGACCGATTCACCGCCGAGGGCGGCCATGCCGTGCCCCGCCTGCGCTTCGAGGGCGCGCCCGAGGGCACGGTCGAACTGGCCCTCATCTGCCACGACCCCGACGCCCCTCTTCCCCACGGATTCACGCACTGGGTCGTCTACGGCATCCCCGCGGATGCCGAAGAAGTCGACCTCGATGCCGACGGGGTGCGCATGGCCCCCAACGGTGCGGGATACCCCGTCTGGTACGGGCCGGAGCCCCCGGTCGGACACGGTGAGCACCACTACTACTTCTGGCTGTACGCGTTGTCGCGTCCGGTCGAGGGGACACCGACCCGAGAGGAGTTCCTGAATACCGCCGGGGATACGATTATCGAGCAGGCGCGAACGGTTGCCACGTATTCGCGATGAGCGACGCCACCTTTCTCGCGGTGAGCGACGCCAGCTTTGTCGCCGGGGGCGAAGGGTGAAGATGGGAGACGACGTCAACGAGCACAGCGCGACGGCCACAGCCGTGCCCGTGGTCGAGGCTCGCACGAAAGGAGTCGACAGCGCTCGCCGCGCCCTGCAGATCCTTCTTCGATTCACCGAGGACACCCCCGAGCTGACGGTCGACGCCCTGCGCGAGACCTACGACATCTCGCAGGCCAGCGCCTACCGCTACGTCTCGCTCCTGCGCGAGATGAACCTGGTCGAAGAACGGGCGAAGGGCATCTTCGTGTTGACCCCTCGGGTCGCTCGGCTGGGTCGCGTCGCCGAAGGGTCCTTCGACTATCGCGCCGTGGCCCAGCCGGTGGTCGCGTGGATGCGTGACCGCACCGGCGAGACGGCGCAGTTCCAGCGTCGCGTCAACGACGCAGCCGTGTGCGTCGCCGTTGCCGAGTCCGACCATCCGGTGCGGCTGTCGTTTCAGCCCGGGCACCCGATGCCCCTGCACAGCGGTGCCGTGGCCAAAGTACTCCTGGCGTTCCAGCCGGTCTCGGTGCGCACGACCTACCTCGACCGTCTGCGACCGCACCTGGCCAAGGCCGCACGATCGCAGTTGGAGCGCGATCTGGAGACCATTCGAGAGACGGGTTACGCGCAGAGCGCGGGCGAGGTCGACGAGGGCGTCTGGGCGTTCGCCGCGCCGGTGCGTTCCAACGACGTGCTGCTCGGAGCCGTCACCGTGGCCGCACCCGACTACCGGGTCAGCGACGCACGCAAGAGCGACATCGCCGCCGTCGTTCACGAGGGCGCCGCGCGCCTGAGCCGCATTCTCGAGGCCGCCCTCTGACGGAGTGAGCGGGTCGGTATGTGCCGCGTCGCTGAGGCCTTGCCGCCCGTGAGCGCCGAGGTAGCTCGGTGTTCTCTCCCTCGTCGTCGATGAGTCCAACGACCGCGACGTCGCCGACGAGGCGTTGGACTCGCTCATTTGGTGACGGGTGCGGCCGAGAACTCAGGACGAGTTTCTTACGAGACCGCAGACCGGCAACGACGGGCGCTGCTTCCTGTTCAGTGAACATGGTCGACGTCGCGAAAATCATCCGATTGGGCGAGACGAGGCACGGTATTTCCCGCTTCGGACGATGATCTGGCTCGACCGCTCACCAGCATGGGCAGCGTGCAAGCAGGTCGCGCGGGACAAGCATTGGGCCCGCGGACCAGATCACGTTCCGCGGGCCCAATACGTCTGATTTGTTAGGACGTGGTGTAGACGAGGCTGTGAGTGGATTGAGCGGACGCCCACCGCGAGAGGGGGGCGAAGCCCACGTTTGCCGAGCATTTCCGCCCGCCCTCCGCAGTCGAACCGGGGTCGCCCGTGCAGGTTGCACTGCTTCCTCCCGGGATCATGGAGATCGCCCCGACCCCGTAGGCGCCGACCGTGTTGTCGGACTCCCGACGCGCGAGCTGGATCACCGGCCCGCCGCTGTCGCCGTTGCCTGCTGCTGGCGTCCCGGCGCTCTGGGTGCTCCAGCGCACCCAGTAGCACTGAAAGGCGGCCACGCAGTTAAACGTGTCCGCGGACTCAAGCACGTTCGAGCACACGAGGCCGGATCGGGAGCCGCTATAGCAAACATTATTTCCGCCGACGGGGGCGACGTACCCGCGGATCGGGAGAACGCTAGTCGCATCGTTGTAGCTGCCAGCGAAGACCCAGGCGGACAGCGAGCCCGGCTCGATGAACAGCTCGAGATCCGTATCTCCCGGAGCCTGGAAGGTGGAGCGCCCCACAGTGTGGGTTCCGGTGCCCCAGGTCCAGGATGCCCCCTGTAGGTCCGTGCAATGGTCGGCTGTGAGCATGTTGTATTGGTTGTCCTGGTTACGGAGCACGGGGAAGCCTGTCGAACAGGCCATTGTTCCCGCCGATGCGGGGCCCTGCATGTACCCGCCAGCGACCAAGGGGGCGGCGTTGCGGACGCGTGTGGTTGTGGTTGCCCGCTCCTTAGTGATGAAAGTGACCGGAACATCCAGGATCTCCTGCGGCAACAGGGTCGAGTGAAGTCGGGAGCTGGAGGTGCTCTGGACGCCGATGGTGATTGATGCACCGTCGGGCGCTGGAGTCCCCGAGACAAACGTCACGCCGGCGGGGAGCACGCTCGAGTCCGCAGCGATCTTCTCGATGATCGCCTCGACTTCTCCGATCGGGCGAACGGCCGGAACGATGTCCCAGTCCTGATCGGCGGGGATGCTGCTGTCGATCAGCGATCGTAGGTCCTCGTCAGCGCCATACGCGAAGAAGTGCAAGACATCGCGGTTCTGGTCCCAGGTCACCGTGTTGATCGAGCGGCCGGTGTCGGCTGCGAGGATGTCGGTGACAGCGAGGGTCGCTTCGAGATCCAACACACGAGCCTGATCGAGCTTGTCGACGGGCATCACCGCGAGCCCGTCGGGCAGCGGCTGGTCGACGGAGACACTGTTGAGATGCCCCATCAGCTGGCTCTCGGGCGCCTCGTCTGCGTGTGCGGGAGCGGTTGTGACGGATGTCAGGCCGAACACGGCTACGACCGCGATAAGAATAGAACGCCTGTGTTTCACGCTTCACCTCCGACTCGGGCCCGTCGGGGGACGGGCCTCTGGCGCCGAAGGTAGCAGGGCGGCTACACCGTGTGGATCACCGACTACTGTCCACCTCGTGACCGCTCGGTGACCTACCCCGCGGGAACGATGAGCGCCGCGAGCGCCGCGGTGACGCAGAGGGCGACGATGCACACGATGCCGATGACCACCCTGCGTATACGCCGGCGAACGTCGCGACTTGCTGCGGTACCGGCGAGAAGGCCAGTCAAGACCACAGCTCCGCATCCCGTGTACGCGATTGCCGCTTGCAACCCGTAGTCAGGCGTCGGCGGTGCCGGGTCAACCAAGGGAATCGGGAACCGCATCGCCGCGACGGCAACGAGCGCGATGACGGCAGCAAGCGTCGCGATCAAGATCGCAATCCATGCCTTCGGATTCGACATCAGTTCTCCGCTCGGTTTCGACCGCTCCAATATCACGCCAGCACAGGTGTAATCAGCGCAGACGATCCATTGGTGATGTCAGACGGTTTAAGCTCTCGCTGCTGCTCGCCCCGGGCACGACGCCGTCATCTTCCCGATCGCTTGATCTCTCGGCATAACCCCATCCTCGGTTCCAAGGACAGGAGCCTCCAACAAACCCAGGGCGCTTCAGGGTAGCTGACCACGTATTGAGCCGCCGTTACGCCAGGCCTGGGCGGGGTGAGGCGGGCTCCGCATGTAGGGTGGCGAGGTCCGCCCGGGCGAGGGAGCCGGGCATGGCGGCACGTTTGCGTCCTGCCCACTCCTCCAAGCGTCCCTCGAATGCCCAGATCTCGCGGAATGAGACAAGGCCTGGTCCGGATTGCTCCGATGACCAGGCCTTTTACTGTCTCAACACAGTGTGCGCCCGAAGGGACTCGAACCCCTAACCTTCTGATCCGTAGTCAGATGCTCTATCCATTGAGCTACGGGCGCAGGGCCTCCGCGCGAAACGGCGCGCAGGCCGTGGTCCAGCATAGCCGCGACCGGCGGCGACGTCTAATCGGCCCAGAACGGTGTGAATCCCGGGCGTGGCGTGAGGGTGTCCGTGCGGTGTCGGGGGCGAGACGTACGCTGGTCGTATGAGCGCGTACGTCTCGGCGTTCGAGCTGTTCTCCATCGGCATCGGACCCTCGAGCTCCCATACGGTCGGCCCCATGCGTGCCGCCGTCGACTTCGTGTCGCGGCTGCGCGCGCACGGCACGCTCGAGCGCGTGACATCCGTGTCCTGTGCGCTCTACGGCTCGCTCGGCGCGACGGGCATCGGTCACGGGACGCCCGATGCGGTGGTCGCGGGCCTGCAGGGGCTCGAGCCCGAGACCGTCGACCCGGATGCCGTGCGACGGGCGTGGTCGGATTGGCCCGACGCACGCCCGTTGCGCCTGGCGGGTGAGCGCGAGGT is a genomic window containing:
- a CDS encoding FAD-dependent oxidoreductase, which encodes MTTRHAEIAGAGFAGLTAATALAQRGWSVRVHEKAPELRTEGAGIVLWNNSLQVLDAIGATHDLMSKSMTPPAYETRMNNVIRSQETLDGISWRTLTRPHLFATLLYAAREAGVEIVAGSTVRSATADGEVTLASGEKATADVVIGADGVGSAVRDSLAIPLERQRSRDGITRFLVPRRKEQLQALEPDTEWDNVIDFWNLEPRVLRVLYTPANDDELYIALMAPADDAAGSRVPIDLELWTSVFPQLAPVLEAAATVPGKYYGYQTTRVESWTRGRVALIGDAAHAMCPALAQGAGCAMQNAWTLAVAADETSDAAALPAALERWEQHERPFTDRCQDRSQHYADTREMANGNQFSGDVVETALYNPTDPRRHEVQHA
- a CDS encoding ABC transporter substrate-binding protein; protein product: MRIQTLHRTAVVALLAGSLGLAGCSAGAPATDGDASAAPADLDHVKIQLDFQVRGLHSVFFVGKEMGFFEDAGIAVDSITPGKSSGETLQVVSSLTDTIGVADLPTLVLNRSKGVPVKAVAAINQYSPMAMCSLKDKLQLKSPQDLKGHSISVQAAGSTYLFTKSLLAVNDIPEDALTYLTVNPPYESYLLTGQVDVVPCYKDAELTILAEHAGGEDKLSVLDGAKWGYEAYGTGIFASDAFISEHPDTIAKFAKGFAKSLQYVIDNPEKAAEITAASSPELSGNVALYQAQIAADIADSFTSPTTDAHGLGAMSDEQWKATIDLLAAQGQITTTPSVDDVRDDTFIAEAHTD
- a CDS encoding Dabb family protein, coding for MFRHVVLFRVRDEVADPEISAALTALRALGGQPGVLSWDVALSLDTRKGRVIVEDGTFVDRAAFAQWRESDEHARVAGRMAGISDWWVADWERS
- a CDS encoding amino acid synthesis family protein codes for the protein MTAFSAYDVRAWHSFVQESTARRGPDPDLPLVKAAVAVVIANPFVGRWVEDLSPLTAPSADLGTELGRRAVALLGGRPVESYGKGGLAGLDGEQEHVVACVTTVFGNAFRDAVGGGRAWISSVTKTASAGSPIDIPLAFKDEVYVRSHYDAITIALPDAPRPDELVVIAAVATGGRVNARVGGMTVQEALAAGD
- a CDS encoding ABC transporter permease, which translates into the protein MTGVMERPRMRSAASGRAWSLAWPPLLFVAFALVLWEAAVIVLKVPPYVLATPSQIAGEMISAAPLLLQAAWITTQEVLWGFLISVVVGMLIALVVVRFRWLDRAVYPLIVLFQVVPKVALAPIFILWFGYTLTPKLVLIVVMAFFPITLNMVLGLRRIDEDQLLLMRSVGSTRNQILFQVQVPTSLPYLFAGARIAITLAVIGAVVAEFAGAQNGLGYLIQFSATQLDTPRMFAALILVSLLGLAFYYLIALAEFVVARRFPHISHTAD
- a CDS encoding ABC transporter ATP-binding protein, producing MASSGIRAQGVEMTFRARGQSTTVLESLDIDIAPGSFVSLLGPSGCGKSTLLKILGGILAPTAGTVQIGGVDAADAVRQREIGLVLQRPALLPWKTARQNAAHLRQIARGNKKASLAAADEALEMVGLSAAADRLPHELSGGMAQRVSIARALAMDPSILLMDEPFGALDAITRDQMNETLARIWAATGKTIVFVTHSISEAVFLSDVVHVMAAGPGRVVESLDIEVARPRTDASFALPVFGEHTTHLRELLHPSEKKEVA
- a CDS encoding class II aldolase/adducin family protein, with amino-acid sequence MTYTHTAYLEDGSIAATLADLARAHRILELEGHGDMSMGHLSYRDPFGRGLWLKRGNLALSEVEQDDFILIDFDGAVLEGTGLRHLEWPLHAEIMKARPDVNFVGHSHAHFSTVLGASEEPLKPYNNHGVWFAYEGVPRFTQTSHIITTVPLGVAAAQHIGAAQALLLANHGIAFVGSTVAEVTLTGIFLEKAARFQVDLRASGFAPIEPDPEETKEKFDRIYPAKAQHNFWTYFNRRLDRVEALQGIGISQISLPPGV
- a CDS encoding GDP-L-fucose synthase family protein, encoding MTTAVDGVEYTPHELDRDATFYVAGHRGLVGSAIVRKLQASGFDNIVGKTSAELDLKDRDAVFAYVGETKPKYVVLAAAKVGGILANSTYPVDFLSDNMRIQVNVLDAALANDVERVLFLGSSCIYPKFAEQPIREDSLLTGHLEPTNDAYAIAKIAGILQTQAVRRQYGLPWISAMPTNLYGPNDNFSPQGSHVLPALIRRYDEAAASGAPSVTNWGTGTPRREFLHADDMADACLHLMEHYDGPDQVNVGTGSDVTIREIAETIARVTGFEGETEWDTSKPDGTPQKLLDVSKLAEAGWTAKISLEEGMERTVAWYRDHVGSLRQ